Proteins encoded in a region of the Oscillospiraceae bacterium MB24-C1 genome:
- a CDS encoding TAXI family TRAP transporter solute-binding subunit has protein sequence MKNRLTLAMATILALALLFTGCGSSSSPASAPAPSGSTAAPSAASAKPADPAKYTMVTGSTGGTYYALGGAMANTWNSHLSNIQISCVSSGASVENMNLLQAGEADLGISMNNVADAAWNGNEPFKSNYENVRTIGVVYHEVYQLIAASSTGAKTIADLKGKRVAIGPVGSGTAGTSEMVFRLAGIDTSKDITAERDGFGDAAAKMQDGHLDASAAVLSVPAASIIEMTTSIDLNYIDIPDEILEKIQAEAPFYTRLVIPAGTYSNTEDFNTITCQAALYCRKDMSEDEVYEITKAFYENAAEIASAHTAGRDISLEGALDGITTPLHPGAVKYFKEKGLTIDASLII, from the coding sequence ATGAAGAACAGACTGACACTCGCTATGGCAACGATACTTGCGCTCGCTCTTTTGTTCACCGGTTGTGGCAGCAGCTCTTCCCCCGCATCGGCGCCCGCACCCTCAGGCTCAACGGCCGCCCCCTCCGCCGCTTCCGCCAAACCCGCAGACCCCGCCAAATACACTATGGTTACCGGCTCTACCGGCGGCACCTATTACGCGCTTGGTGGCGCGATGGCCAACACCTGGAATTCACATTTGTCCAACATTCAGATCAGCTGTGTCTCCTCCGGCGCATCGGTTGAAAACATGAACCTGCTGCAAGCGGGCGAAGCCGATCTGGGCATCTCGATGAACAACGTCGCCGACGCCGCATGGAACGGCAACGAGCCGTTCAAATCCAACTATGAAAACGTCCGCACAATCGGCGTGGTCTACCACGAGGTTTATCAGCTGATTGCGGCTTCTTCCACCGGCGCCAAGACCATCGCCGACCTCAAGGGCAAGCGCGTGGCCATCGGCCCGGTCGGCAGCGGCACTGCCGGCACTTCTGAGATGGTGTTCCGTCTCGCCGGGATTGACACCTCCAAGGATATTACCGCCGAGCGCGATGGTTTCGGCGACGCAGCCGCTAAAATGCAGGACGGCCATCTGGATGCAAGCGCCGCAGTGCTGAGTGTTCCTGCCGCTTCCATCATTGAGATGACCACCAGCATCGACCTCAACTACATCGACATCCCGGACGAAATCCTTGAAAAAATTCAGGCTGAAGCACCGTTCTATACCCGTTTGGTCATTCCGGCTGGAACCTATTCCAACACCGAGGATTTCAACACCATCACCTGTCAGGCAGCGCTTTACTGCCGCAAGGATATGTCTGAGGACGAGGTTTACGAAATTACCAAAGCGTTTTATGAGAACGCCGCTGAAATCGCTTCGGCCCACACCGCTGGACGTGACATCAGCCTTGAAGGCGCGCTCGACGGCATCACCACGCCGCTTCACCCGGGCGCTGTGAAATACTTTAAGGAAAAAGGACTTACCATTGACGCTTCGCTCATCATCTAG